The Gemmata palustris genome includes a region encoding these proteins:
- a CDS encoding PD-(D/E)XK nuclease family protein → MNTPALTAITVNDIGEYIRHQSCDRRFYLKVHYDREVRPLPFFDRLLNTLEPVLSQVGKDREDQWEKELTDNGFRDLAAGLLKGKHDDVTWQDFAAELAKLPPGMPAYARQVRVQADLGAFAVSGLIDFVLVKWNADRPRLWLVECKASRRDRTYHRIQVALYRMLLQRMLVGRAVLIGGVVIPADSIECMIARIDEDRNTNQSILTLPALDLTSEEADIERLLDVGGRLDRAVALPLGDIGYRLDTKCDGCIYNVHCLTESARQRRPELLGIEPVSARLLHAAGLKTLDDLAQPAVFPPPAVEALLRNPGFDENLKLLEVRAKARRHTLPAVGSPAPAEEHDVASIPNTGVGHLPAHEGDNGRLLRVYLAVDYDYSENRIGALSAHVTRSDGRLHTRFVDTAGRWEPDPELLVTVPYVRKSLRNRG, encoded by the coding sequence ATGAACACGCCCGCCCTGACGGCGATCACGGTCAACGACATCGGCGAGTACATCCGGCACCAGTCGTGCGACCGCCGGTTCTATCTGAAGGTCCACTACGACCGCGAGGTCCGCCCGCTCCCGTTCTTCGACCGCTTGCTGAACACACTCGAACCCGTTCTATCACAGGTCGGAAAGGACCGCGAGGACCAGTGGGAAAAGGAACTCACCGACAACGGGTTCCGCGACCTGGCCGCCGGGTTGCTCAAGGGTAAGCACGACGACGTAACGTGGCAGGATTTCGCCGCAGAGTTGGCCAAACTCCCGCCCGGCATGCCCGCGTACGCGCGTCAGGTCCGGGTCCAGGCCGACCTCGGGGCGTTCGCCGTGTCCGGGCTGATCGACTTCGTCCTCGTGAAGTGGAACGCGGACCGTCCGCGGCTGTGGCTCGTGGAATGTAAGGCCAGCCGGCGGGACCGGACGTACCACCGCATTCAGGTCGCACTGTACCGCATGCTCCTCCAGCGGATGTTGGTGGGCCGAGCCGTCCTCATTGGCGGCGTGGTGATACCGGCCGACTCGATCGAGTGCATGATCGCCCGTATCGACGAGGACCGGAACACGAACCAATCGATCCTCACGCTGCCCGCACTCGACCTGACGTCCGAGGAAGCCGACATCGAGCGGCTGCTCGATGTCGGAGGTCGGCTCGATCGGGCGGTCGCACTGCCGCTCGGCGACATCGGCTACCGCCTCGATACCAAGTGTGACGGGTGCATCTACAACGTCCACTGCCTGACGGAGAGCGCTCGGCAACGACGACCCGAGCTGCTCGGCATCGAACCCGTTTCGGCCCGGCTGCTCCACGCCGCCGGGCTGAAGACCCTCGACGACTTGGCACAACCGGCGGTGTTCCCCCCGCCGGCGGTGGAAGCACTTCTCCGCAATCCCGGCTTCGACGAGAACCTGAAACTCTTGGAAGTCAGGGCCAAGGCCCGCCGGCACACGCTGCCGGCCGTGGGCTCGCCCGCACCGGCGGAAGAACACGATGTGGCATCGATCCCGAACACCGGGGTCGGGCACCTTCCCGCACACGAGGGCGACAACGGGCGACTCCTGCGCGTGTACCTGGCCGTGGACTACGACTACAGCGAGAACCGGATCGGGGCATTGTCGGCCCACGTCACCCGCAGCGACGGCCGCTTGCATACCCGCTTCGTCGATACCGCCGGCCGGTGGGAACCCGACCCGGAACTCTTAGTGACTGTCCCATATGTGCGAAAAAGCCTGAGAAATCGTGGGTGA
- a CDS encoding DEAD/DEAH box helicase family protein, giving the protein MGDNSKIRRFRGIWDSHLEQISDKRDDRGRSGFTKDAPTRAVRGRDLVEFKTAPWKGNNYADDTAAERELIQRFFHNLVGLIADEAGQDAVPVHFYVWSQGEIRQLIEGCCRAGSNLLGSLQQLFGCREGLEQLIYSCVRDEIDRRFALGWTGRGLGVVASLRWYGRRYHWRRKVNGVACDLDHEFTQNVFDFKTQLDCDAAGGWAKPGTGTKYQFEIRSRFSDSLPAAYWHAVWRTLPDPATVEDSRLKNSIERYNRAKVPNMLKTYLAARCHALRWLEENVNPKNAEIVKPVVTIADLPDFHLDRDDVAKAALDFLRLDQHVKKSNWIAEHLLPPIVRVPLGRTLPLRKVGVGADKKTITGRIELHGFNGLKLTDLETRCSFAAGSFVRLSPWNSDPQRGQTVAQLTSGVGRTCIVQSIDWSTGAVTLESMYAEADAYTVASGGSKQAEVLFTDSYATLDESVTDFVARRVDGRLQDVYAVYDWFDPIDPAPPALPAPPVAETDRVRGLLESFRLPPADQPPEKDQVQAVLDGLSTRVQLLQGPPGTGKTTTTALSVLVRILCGRGPGDIVLLSAHTHRALDELMARIDRYTVAFTGHAASSGFAMPPLRLVKVHSGEPTMNRVAGTVEKLAVSVLKTKKKLTELTAGGVLVLGGTTAGLLKLASEVDKLTTYNNRNGLKGSLLVVDEASMMVFPHFLALATLITDDGRVMLTGDHRQLAPITAHDWDNEDRPPTVLYQPFASAYDAVRRIIDSAGPVGGPLVPPAAARRSALRQTFRLPPVVRELIARIYRQDQIELTGPDREAVAGATSGSSLWHDIWKWNIGVFLVVHDEDGSKRSNETELEVVNQILQAAPPLGLRSVAVITPHRAQRSLFTSRLTVPHGDDHVVDTIDTVERLQGGERPTVVVSATVSDPTAIESNVEFILDLNRANVAFSRVQQRLIVVCAQTLLDHIPAEVEHYQAAMLWKALRELCSVEIGRVNIGGHTVRLLMPPPTVVTGSFR; this is encoded by the coding sequence GTGGGTGACAACTCGAAAATACGGCGATTTCGAGGCATATGGGACAGTCACTTAGAACAGATCTCCGACAAGCGCGACGACAGGGGCCGATCGGGGTTCACGAAGGACGCCCCCACGCGTGCCGTCCGCGGCAGGGATCTGGTCGAGTTCAAGACCGCACCCTGGAAGGGGAACAACTACGCGGACGACACTGCGGCCGAGCGGGAACTGATCCAGCGGTTCTTCCACAACTTGGTCGGCCTGATCGCGGACGAGGCCGGGCAGGACGCGGTGCCGGTACACTTCTACGTCTGGTCCCAGGGTGAGATCCGTCAACTGATCGAGGGGTGCTGTCGGGCGGGGTCGAACCTGCTCGGAAGCCTCCAGCAACTGTTCGGCTGCCGCGAGGGCCTTGAGCAGCTCATCTACTCGTGCGTCCGCGACGAGATCGACCGTCGGTTCGCCCTCGGGTGGACCGGCCGCGGGCTCGGCGTGGTGGCGTCCCTGCGGTGGTACGGCCGCCGCTACCACTGGCGACGAAAGGTGAACGGCGTCGCGTGCGACCTCGACCACGAGTTCACGCAGAACGTGTTCGACTTCAAGACGCAGCTCGATTGCGACGCGGCCGGCGGGTGGGCCAAGCCGGGCACGGGCACGAAGTACCAGTTCGAGATCCGTAGCCGGTTCTCCGACTCGCTCCCGGCGGCGTACTGGCACGCCGTCTGGCGGACACTGCCGGACCCCGCCACAGTGGAGGACTCGCGGCTTAAGAACTCGATCGAGAGGTACAACCGGGCGAAGGTGCCCAACATGCTCAAAACCTACCTCGCCGCCCGGTGTCACGCGCTGCGGTGGTTGGAGGAGAACGTAAATCCGAAGAACGCCGAGATTGTTAAACCGGTCGTCACCATCGCCGACCTCCCCGACTTCCACCTCGACCGCGACGACGTGGCGAAGGCGGCCCTCGACTTCCTGCGGCTCGACCAGCACGTGAAGAAGTCGAACTGGATCGCGGAACACCTGCTCCCGCCGATCGTGCGCGTCCCGCTCGGCCGCACCCTCCCGCTCCGCAAGGTCGGCGTGGGCGCGGACAAGAAGACGATCACCGGGCGGATCGAGTTGCACGGGTTCAACGGCCTGAAACTGACCGACCTGGAGACCCGGTGTTCGTTTGCCGCCGGCTCGTTCGTCCGCCTCTCACCGTGGAACTCCGACCCACAACGCGGGCAGACCGTCGCCCAGCTCACGAGCGGCGTCGGCCGTACCTGCATCGTCCAGTCGATCGACTGGTCCACGGGGGCCGTGACCTTGGAGAGCATGTACGCCGAGGCGGACGCGTACACCGTGGCGAGCGGGGGCAGCAAGCAGGCCGAAGTCCTGTTTACCGACAGCTACGCGACGCTCGACGAGAGCGTCACCGATTTCGTCGCGCGACGTGTCGACGGGCGGCTCCAGGATGTCTATGCGGTGTACGACTGGTTCGACCCGATCGACCCGGCACCGCCGGCACTGCCGGCCCCGCCTGTCGCCGAGACCGACCGGGTCCGCGGGCTGCTCGAATCGTTCCGCCTGCCGCCCGCCGACCAACCGCCGGAAAAGGACCAGGTGCAAGCGGTGCTCGACGGCCTCTCGACCCGCGTCCAACTCCTTCAGGGGCCGCCGGGAACCGGAAAAACGACGACGACCGCGTTGTCGGTACTCGTGCGGATTTTGTGCGGTCGCGGACCGGGGGACATTGTGCTGCTGTCGGCCCACACGCACCGGGCGTTGGACGAGTTGATGGCCCGCATCGATCGTTACACCGTGGCGTTCACCGGCCACGCGGCGAGCAGCGGGTTTGCGATGCCCCCACTTCGGCTCGTGAAGGTCCATTCGGGTGAGCCAACCATGAACCGCGTCGCGGGCACGGTCGAGAAGCTCGCCGTTTCGGTCCTGAAGACCAAGAAAAAGCTGACCGAGTTGACCGCTGGCGGGGTTCTCGTCCTTGGTGGGACGACGGCCGGGCTGCTCAAGTTAGCCAGCGAGGTGGACAAACTAACGACGTACAACAATAGGAACGGTCTCAAAGGTTCGCTCCTCGTGGTCGATGAGGCGAGCATGATGGTGTTCCCCCACTTCCTCGCTCTGGCCACATTGATCACTGACGATGGGCGGGTGATGCTCACCGGAGATCACCGCCAACTCGCCCCGATCACCGCGCACGACTGGGACAACGAGGACCGCCCGCCCACCGTGCTCTACCAGCCGTTCGCCAGCGCGTACGACGCCGTCCGGCGGATTATCGACTCCGCTGGTCCCGTCGGCGGCCCGCTGGTCCCGCCGGCCGCCGCGCGTCGGTCGGCTCTGCGGCAGACGTTTCGGCTCCCCCCAGTGGTGCGAGAGTTGATCGCCCGGATCTACCGGCAGGACCAGATCGAACTCACCGGGCCGGACCGCGAAGCCGTGGCTGGGGCCACTAGCGGGTCGTCGCTCTGGCACGACATCTGGAAGTGGAACATCGGCGTCTTCCTGGTCGTCCACGACGAAGACGGCTCGAAGCGGAGCAATGAGACCGAACTGGAAGTCGTTAACCAGATCTTGCAGGCCGCCCCGCCCCTCGGGCTGCGGTCGGTTGCGGTCATCACGCCGCACCGGGCACAGCGGAGTCTGTTCACCTCACGCCTGACGGTGCCGCACGGCGACGACCATGTGGTGGACACGATCGACACGGTCGAGCGGCTCCAGGGCGGGGAGCGGCCCACGGTGGTGGTGTCGGCGACCGTGAGCGACCCGACGGCGATCGAGTCCAACGTCGAGTTCATCCTCGACCTGAACCGTGCCAACGTGGCCTTTTCTCGGGTCCAGCAGCGGCTGATCGTGGTGTGCGCGCAGACGCTGTTGGACCACATTCCGGCCGAGGTCGAGCATTACCAGGCGGCGATGCTGTGGAAGGCGTTGCGCGAGCTGTGCAGCGTCGAAATCGGACGGGTCAATATCGGCGGTCACACCGTTCGGCTCCTGATGCCGCCTCCGACCGTGGTGACGGGGAGTTTCCGCTGA